One Clupea harengus chromosome 12, Ch_v2.0.2, whole genome shotgun sequence DNA segment encodes these proteins:
- the sigmar1 gene encoding sigma non-opioid intracellular receptor 1, which yields MLVGISFWTVLANHGGLDEKRSLKQSQVVQCFMLKLFVISCLFFESSTMSLTNKFLKLVVASGVLFLAVQYLRYWMVNKQYVFTKEDIANLAKQYAGQDHEQAFAKVVVELRKRYPGHILEDEDLQWVFVNAGGWMGSMCLLHASLTEYVLLFGTAVDTGGHSGRYWAEISDTIISGTFRQWKEGTTKSEMYYPGDTIVHVPGEATSVQWSAGTWMVEYGRGFIPSTLGFALADTIFSTQDFVTLFYTVRVYAKGMLLEAHTLLTEAGIF from the exons ATGCTAGTCGGAATTAGCTTTTGGACAGTATTAGCAAACCATGGGGGACTGGATGAAAAGCGCAGTCTGAAACAGAGCCAGGTGGTCCAGTGTTTTATGTTAAAGTTGTTTGTTATTTCATGCCTATTTTTTGAGAGCTCAACAATGTCTTTGACTAACAAATTTTTAAAACTCGTCGTGGCAAGTGGAGTTTTATTTTTGGCTGTACAGTACCTGCGATATTGGATGGTAAACAAACAGTATGTGTTTACCAAGGAAGACATAGCTAACTTGGCTAAACAGTATGCGG GTCAGGACCATGAACAGGCCTTCGCCaaggtggtggtggagctgcGTAAGCGGTACCCCGGCCACATCCTGGAGGACGAGGACCTGCAGTGGGTGTTTGTGAACGCCGGGGGCTGGATGGGCTCCATGTGTCTCCTCCACGCCTCGCTCACGGAGTACGTCCTGCTCTTCGGGACGGCCGTGGACACCGGGGGACACTCGG GCCGGTATTGGGCAGAAATATCAGACACCATCATCTCGGGGACATTTAGGCAATGGAAGGAAGGGACCACAAAAAGTGAGATGTATTACCCTG gcGATACAATTGTGCACGTGCCCGGGGAGGCGACGTCGGTGCAGTGGAGCGCGGGGACGTGGATGGTGGAGTACGGCCGAGGCTTCATCCCCTCCACGCTGGGTTTCGCTCTGGCCGACACCATCTTCAGCACTCAGGACTTTGTGACGCTCTTCTACACCGTGAGGGTGTACGCCAAGGGGATGCTCCTGGAGGCCCACACCCTTCTCACCGAGGCTGGGATCTTCTGA
- the katnal2 gene encoding katanin p60 ATPase-containing subunit A-like 2 isoform X1, translated as MELSYQTMKTANQAREAEVLRVEARRRKLLVLIYHHLTEEGYLDTANSLDKETRFGLRRFEVCDNVDLDTVLMEYESFYFIKFQKYPKLTKKIPEQGEKGERMARSCGKKRTPCGGTLSLPRINAAHCSSARSGLKKTESKVAVKDSSKVHNENGHSSAPETSEFGLNVSPVVRDGAGEGNHMKKRQVIDYHMLIQDAIKGASNDIPANSSCYYADPTERLLKPIGLSGMNGEMRELAAVISRDIYLHNPNVRWDDIIGLEAAKRLVKEAVVYPIKYPQLFTGILSPWKGLLLYGPPGTGKTMLAKAVATECNTTFFNISASSIVSKWRGDSEKLVRVLFELARFHAPSTIFLDELESVMSQRGVGQGGEHEGSRRMKTELLVQMDGLARSDDLVFVLAASNLPWELDHAMLRRLEKRILVGLPCAPARQAMIGHWLPPLSNTGGVDLRTDLQYDTLAQETQGYSGSDIRLVCKEAAMRPVRKIFDALENHQEGDSNMPVIQLETVTTADFLEVITHTKPSARTLTEKYTAWEREYESV; from the exons ATGGAACTTTCCTATCAAACCATGAAAACGGCCAATCAAGCCCGGGAAGCG GAGGTGTTGAGAGTGGAGGCCAGAAGAAGAAAGTTGCTTGTGTTGATATACCATCATCTCACTGAAGAGGG ctatcTAGATACTGCCAATTCTTTAGACAAAGAGACCAGATTTGGACTACGGCGTTTTGAAGTCTGTGACAATGTGGATTTGGATACAGTCCTTATGGAGTATGAAAGCTTTTACTTCATTAAGTTCCAGAAATATCCAAAGCTAACTAAGAAAATACCAGAACAAG GAGAAAAGGGTGAGAGGATGGCAAGAAGTTGTGGCAAAAAAAG GACCCCCTGCGGCGGAACCCTGTCTCTTCCCAGAATAAacgctgcccactgctcctcaGCCAGAAGTGGGCTTAAAAAGACAGAGTCAAAGGTCGCGGTCAAGGACTCGAGTAAAGTCCATAAC GAGAACGGCCATTCCTCCGCTCCAGAAACATCAGAGTTTGGCCTCAATGTGTCTCCAGTCGTCAGGGACGGAGCAGGCGAGGGGAATCACATGAAGAAG CGTCAGGTCATAGACTACCACATGCTCATCCAGGACGCCATCAAGGGAGCGTCCAATGACATCCCAGCCAACAGCTCCTGTTACTATGCCGACCCAACA GAGCGTCTTCTCAAACCCATCGGCCTCAGTGGGATGAATGGAGAAATGCGAGAGCTGGCTGCAGTCATCAGCAGG GACATCTATTTACACAACCCCAACGTGCGCTGGGACGACATTATAGGGCTGGAGGCGGCTAAGCGATTAGTCAAAGAGGCGGTCGTCTACCCTATTAAG TATCCTCAGTTGTTCACAGGCATCTTGTCCCCATGGAAAGGCTTGCTGTTGTATGGACCTCCAG GCACAGGGAAGACCATGCTGGCCAAAGCCGTGGCGACGGAATGCAACACCACCTTCTTCAACATCTCCGCCTCCAGCATCGTGAGCAAATGGAGAGGAGACTCTGAGAAGCTCGTGCGG GTTCTGTTTGAGCTGGCCCGGTTTCACGCTCCGTCCACCATCTTCCTGGACGAGCTGGAGTCCGTCATGAGTCAGAGAGGAGTGGGACAGGG GGGGGAGCACGAGGGCAGCCGGCGCATGAAGACCGAGCTGCTGGTGCAGATGGACGGCCTGGCGCGCTCCGACGACCTGGTGTTCGTGCTGGCGGCCTCCAACCTGCCCTG GGAGCTGGACCACGCTATGCTGCGGCGTCTGGAGAAGAGGATTCTGGTGGGTCTCCCGTGCGCACCGGCCCGGCAGGCCATGATCGGGCACTGGCTGCCCCCACTCAGTAACACCGGCGGAGTGGACCTGCGGACCGACCTCCAGTACGACACCCTGGCTCAG GAGACCCAGGGGTATTCCGGCTCGGATATCAGACTCGTGTGCAAGGAAGCTGCCATGAGACCGGTTCGGAAAATCTTTGACGCTTTGGAGAACCACCAAGAAG GTGATTCCAACATGCCGGTCATCCAGCTGGAAACCGTGACAACAGCAGATTTCCTGGAGGTCATCACTCACACCAAACCATCGGCCA
- the katnal2 gene encoding katanin p60 ATPase-containing subunit A-like 2 isoform X2, whose protein sequence is MELSYQTMKTANQAREAEVLRVEARRRKLLVLIYHHLTEEGYLDTANSLDKETRFGLRRFEVCDNVDLDTVLMEYESFYFIKFQKYPKLTKKIPEQGEKGERMARSCGKKRTPCGGTLSLPRINAAHCSSARSGLKKTESKVAVKDSSKVHNENGHSSAPETSEFGLNVSPVVRDGAGEGNHMKKRQVIDYHMLIQDAIKGASNDIPANSSCYYADPTERLLKPIGLSGMNGEMRELAAVISRDIYLHNPNVRWDDIIGLEAAKRLVKEAVVYPIKYPQLFTGILSPWKGLLLYGPPGTGKTMLAKAVATECNTTFFNISASSIVSKWRGDSEKLVRVLFELARFHAPSTIFLDELESVMSQRGVGQGGEHEGSRRMKTELLVQMDGLARSDDLVFVLAASNLPWELDHAMLRRLEKRILVGLPCAPARQAMIGHWLPPLSNTGGVDLRTDLQYDTLAQETQGYSGSDIRLVCKEAAMRPVRKIFDALENHQEGEMYSMSWCQHVLVPACLRASMSWC, encoded by the exons ATGGAACTTTCCTATCAAACCATGAAAACGGCCAATCAAGCCCGGGAAGCG GAGGTGTTGAGAGTGGAGGCCAGAAGAAGAAAGTTGCTTGTGTTGATATACCATCATCTCACTGAAGAGGG ctatcTAGATACTGCCAATTCTTTAGACAAAGAGACCAGATTTGGACTACGGCGTTTTGAAGTCTGTGACAATGTGGATTTGGATACAGTCCTTATGGAGTATGAAAGCTTTTACTTCATTAAGTTCCAGAAATATCCAAAGCTAACTAAGAAAATACCAGAACAAG GAGAAAAGGGTGAGAGGATGGCAAGAAGTTGTGGCAAAAAAAG GACCCCCTGCGGCGGAACCCTGTCTCTTCCCAGAATAAacgctgcccactgctcctcaGCCAGAAGTGGGCTTAAAAAGACAGAGTCAAAGGTCGCGGTCAAGGACTCGAGTAAAGTCCATAAC GAGAACGGCCATTCCTCCGCTCCAGAAACATCAGAGTTTGGCCTCAATGTGTCTCCAGTCGTCAGGGACGGAGCAGGCGAGGGGAATCACATGAAGAAG CGTCAGGTCATAGACTACCACATGCTCATCCAGGACGCCATCAAGGGAGCGTCCAATGACATCCCAGCCAACAGCTCCTGTTACTATGCCGACCCAACA GAGCGTCTTCTCAAACCCATCGGCCTCAGTGGGATGAATGGAGAAATGCGAGAGCTGGCTGCAGTCATCAGCAGG GACATCTATTTACACAACCCCAACGTGCGCTGGGACGACATTATAGGGCTGGAGGCGGCTAAGCGATTAGTCAAAGAGGCGGTCGTCTACCCTATTAAG TATCCTCAGTTGTTCACAGGCATCTTGTCCCCATGGAAAGGCTTGCTGTTGTATGGACCTCCAG GCACAGGGAAGACCATGCTGGCCAAAGCCGTGGCGACGGAATGCAACACCACCTTCTTCAACATCTCCGCCTCCAGCATCGTGAGCAAATGGAGAGGAGACTCTGAGAAGCTCGTGCGG GTTCTGTTTGAGCTGGCCCGGTTTCACGCTCCGTCCACCATCTTCCTGGACGAGCTGGAGTCCGTCATGAGTCAGAGAGGAGTGGGACAGGG GGGGGAGCACGAGGGCAGCCGGCGCATGAAGACCGAGCTGCTGGTGCAGATGGACGGCCTGGCGCGCTCCGACGACCTGGTGTTCGTGCTGGCGGCCTCCAACCTGCCCTG GGAGCTGGACCACGCTATGCTGCGGCGTCTGGAGAAGAGGATTCTGGTGGGTCTCCCGTGCGCACCGGCCCGGCAGGCCATGATCGGGCACTGGCTGCCCCCACTCAGTAACACCGGCGGAGTGGACCTGCGGACCGACCTCCAGTACGACACCCTGGCTCAG GAGACCCAGGGGTATTCCGGCTCGGATATCAGACTCGTGTGCAAGGAAGCTGCCATGAGACCGGTTCGGAAAATCTTTGACGCTTTGGAGAACCACCAAGAAG GTGAGATGTACAGCATGTCTTGGTGCCAGCATGTCTTGGTGCCAGCATGTCTTAGGGCCAGCATGTCTTGGTGCTAG